A region from the Armatimonadota bacterium genome encodes:
- the dcd gene encoding dCTP deaminase, with protein MLSDKDIKGALAAGTIVVEPLEDPCVQIQPASIDLRLGNDFRVFKHAQRAFIDPLKDDTDDYTEVIHVPDGGVFMLHPGEFVLGSIKEYVKIPDNIVGQVDGRSSLGRLAILVHATAGFIDPGFEGNITLELSNVGKMPVAFYPNMRVCQISFTRLSSPSELPYGHPSRKSKYQGQRGPTGSRIQNDRPTRDKAESE; from the coding sequence ATGCTATCCGATAAAGACATCAAGGGGGCGCTGGCGGCGGGGACCATCGTCGTTGAGCCGCTCGAGGACCCCTGCGTCCAGATCCAGCCCGCATCCATCGACCTCCGCCTCGGCAACGATTTCCGCGTGTTCAAGCACGCGCAAAGAGCGTTCATTGACCCGCTCAAGGACGATACCGACGACTATACCGAGGTTATCCACGTCCCCGATGGCGGCGTCTTCATGCTGCACCCCGGCGAGTTCGTGCTGGGCAGCATCAAGGAATACGTGAAGATCCCGGATAACATCGTCGGCCAGGTGGACGGACGCAGCAGCCTCGGCCGCTTGGCGATTCTGGTGCACGCCACCGCCGGGTTCATCGACCCCGGTTTCGAGGGCAACATCACGCTGGAACTGAGCAACGTGGGCAAAATGCCCGTGGCGTTCTATCCCAACATGCGCGTCTGCCAGATCTCGTTCACCCGTCTCTCCAGCCCGTCGGAACTGCCGTACGGCCACCCGTCACGCAAAAGCAAATACCAGGGCCAGCGCGGCCCCACCGGCAGCCGCATCCAGAACGACCGGCCCACACGGGACAAGGCTGAGAGCGAGTAG
- a CDS encoding HEAT repeat domain-containing protein codes for MATAEFVAWIQRLMDENPQPVAELFQRANLTKDVEEYLTFLCVLHAHGNREVFDVAVRYSQSKVAAERALAADVLGQLGWDKLPFLEERLQILLNLLKDKRACVLNSAGIGLGHLKASMDSMDLETDPRMVPPLVALKNHWSGSVRYSVAFALCGLDDDQTVQTLIELSEDEQIIVRDWATTGLAGIDLDMPEIREALVRRLDDPDEITAREAREGLARRGCDPPPTPPVA; via the coding sequence GTGGCTACTGCCGAGTTCGTTGCCTGGATTCAACGTCTCATGGACGAGAATCCACAGCCGGTGGCGGAGTTGTTCCAGCGAGCCAACCTCACCAAGGACGTGGAGGAATACCTGACCTTTCTCTGTGTCCTGCACGCCCACGGCAACCGCGAGGTGTTCGATGTCGCCGTGCGATACAGCCAGAGCAAGGTTGCGGCGGAGCGGGCGCTGGCAGCGGACGTTCTCGGTCAACTCGGATGGGATAAGCTGCCCTTTCTGGAGGAGCGACTGCAAATCCTGCTCAATCTCCTGAAGGACAAGCGTGCGTGTGTCCTGAACTCCGCCGGAATCGGGCTGGGACATCTCAAAGCCAGTATGGATTCAATGGATCTCGAGACCGACCCCCGAATGGTTCCGCCGCTGGTTGCCCTGAAGAACCACTGGAGCGGAAGTGTGCGATATTCCGTGGCGTTCGCCCTGTGCGGCCTAGATGACGACCAGACCGTGCAGACCTTGATCGAGCTGTCGGAGGACGAACAGATCATCGTACGCGATTGGGCGACAACGGGACTGGCAGGGATCGATCTTGACATGCCGGAGATCCGTGAGGCCCTGGTGCGACGCCTGGATGATCCCGACGAGATCACTGCGCGTGAGGCTCGCGAAGGCCTGGCCCGCAGGGGATGTGATCCCCCGCCAACTCCACCTGTTGCGTAG
- a CDS encoding DinB family protein, whose protein sequence is MPYTVADAVQGLRKSRQSFLKHLKGLKADQWDWKPYQECKSITETIAHLICDDRAALQSLQSGKEPDYDSLTEPERDRDKLLAMLDASHRELCDFITGKWSGSPLDTEVSIYGMSMPLVSGVAALSSEDLYHSGQVAFIRCATDPDWDYYTDIYGPE, encoded by the coding sequence ATGCCTTACACCGTTGCCGATGCCGTCCAGGGACTCCGGAAGAGCCGGCAGTCCTTTCTGAAGCACTTGAAGGGCCTCAAGGCGGATCAATGGGACTGGAAGCCTTATCAGGAGTGCAAGAGCATTACGGAAACGATCGCGCACCTGATCTGTGATGACCGGGCGGCGCTGCAATCGCTGCAGTCCGGCAAGGAACCGGACTACGATTCCCTCACGGAGCCCGAGCGCGATCGCGACAAGCTGCTCGCGATGCTTGACGCATCGCATCGCGAATTGTGCGATTTCATCACCGGGAAATGGAGCGGTTCGCCGCTCGACACCGAGGTGTCCATTTATGGCATGTCGATGCCGTTGGTGAGCGGCGTCGCGGCCCTGTCCTCGGAGGATTTATACCACTCGGGTCAGGTGGCGTTCATCCGCTGCGCCACGGATCCGGACTGGGATTACTATACGGATATCTACGGCCCCGA
- a CDS encoding DinB family protein, whose product MMLEAYLSVLELDFFEVTEAFRGLADGNVWKRPAEGLLSVGELAGHIAYWEAARLAGEGKEGTWRPDLTKCRVSSPLIDDRFAYYPMTIAAPPSEEHLAMSAEQVCRELLRVNEEAVAYLRALNPDLDSPAPGWPPEWTYAQTLKYQAFHVAYHTGQMYTVRHLLGEETPDN is encoded by the coding sequence ATGATGCTAGAGGCTTACCTGAGCGTACTGGAACTGGACTTTTTCGAGGTGACGGAGGCCTTCAGAGGGCTGGCAGACGGGAACGTCTGGAAGCGGCCCGCCGAAGGGCTTCTCTCGGTGGGAGAACTCGCGGGGCACATCGCATACTGGGAAGCAGCGAGGCTGGCCGGCGAGGGCAAGGAAGGGACGTGGCGGCCAGACCTGACCAAATGCCGGGTGAGCAGCCCGCTCATCGATGACCGGTTCGCCTATTACCCGATGACGATAGCGGCGCCTCCTTCGGAGGAGCATCTGGCGATGAGCGCGGAGCAGGTCTGCCGGGAGTTGCTGCGGGTGAACGAGGAAGCGGTCGCGTATTTGCGGGCGCTGAATCCCGATCTGGACAGCCCCGCGCCCGGCTGGCCGCCGGAGTGGACCTATGCCCAGACCCTGAAGTATCAGGCGTTTCACGTAGCCTACCACACGGGCCAGATGTACACCGTAAGGCACCTTCTGGGCGAGGAAACGCCGGACAACTGA